Proteins encoded by one window of Streptomyces uncialis:
- a CDS encoding fumarylacetoacetate hydrolase family protein yields the protein MIYVRFEWRDSVRYGRMPSSGGTRVEVLTGDPIRGSAVPDGRAVGVEEVRMLAPLVPGKIIAVGRNYGDHIAETGMGAPVVPRLFFKPPSSVIGPAESIVCPRQSHQVEHEAELAVVIGRTARNVASEQALDHVFGYTCANDVTARDIQKADGQPSWAKAFDSFCPLGPVIATGLDPTGLDVSCHVNGALTQHANTSLMLTSVADLVAYISAAVTLDPGDVILTGTPAGVGPITPGDEVAVTVAGVGTLRNPVVSGAQ from the coding sequence GTGATCTACGTACGGTTCGAATGGCGGGACAGCGTTCGGTACGGGCGGATGCCGAGTTCCGGAGGGACTCGTGTCGAGGTGCTGACGGGGGACCCGATACGGGGGAGTGCGGTCCCTGACGGGCGGGCCGTCGGTGTGGAAGAAGTGCGCATGCTGGCACCGCTCGTGCCCGGGAAGATCATCGCAGTGGGACGGAATTACGGGGATCACATCGCGGAGACGGGTATGGGCGCCCCGGTGGTGCCCCGGCTGTTCTTCAAGCCGCCGTCGTCGGTGATCGGACCCGCCGAGTCAATCGTCTGTCCGCGCCAGTCCCACCAGGTCGAGCACGAGGCCGAGCTGGCCGTAGTCATCGGCCGCACCGCGCGGAACGTAGCCTCTGAGCAGGCCCTGGACCATGTGTTCGGCTACACCTGTGCCAACGACGTCACCGCACGGGACATCCAGAAGGCGGACGGGCAGCCCTCCTGGGCCAAGGCGTTCGATTCGTTCTGCCCGCTGGGCCCGGTCATCGCCACCGGATTGGACCCCACCGGCCTTGACGTGAGCTGTCATGTCAACGGAGCCCTGACTCAGCACGCGAACACGTCGCTGATGCTCACGTCCGTCGCGGATCTGGTCGCGTACATCAGTGCGGCTGTGACCCTCGATCCGGGCGACGTGATCCTCACCGGCACCCCCGCGGGGGTCGGGCCGATCACGCCCGGCGATGAGGTGGCGGTCACCGTCGCAGGGGTGGGCACGCTGCGCAACCCGGTCGTTTCAGGAGCGCAGTAA
- a CDS encoding helix-turn-helix domain-containing protein — protein sequence MPYRMEEQEAIGRRVKRQRLRLGMTQADLAAAVRRSQGWLSKVERGTIELDRTGLINMLAAALHCHPNILLERPYVGDAHENQWQVAAASILRELRRYDLTPVFDGTPRPSSEVWQDMTRLHRLRDAAANVAILKCLPDLFREALALADRSTGHEREEAFAIYAVACKFAHTAAHSLGHPELVAMSCERAAWAAQLSGDPLMPAVADWMRVWDMWATADWQDSVSLSDKALATIQHQCDAGDPLALRVWGTLQLRAAVSCARGGDTGEADARLDHAETASTRLSVLGGPPVHDRHSLTFSGGNVQIHRISVALESGDQTKALTLNRRADPGRLAALPKSRQGHHHMDLARAWLWEGDRDQALDELGTAEHLAPQLVRNHPLARATLRRIVHGERAGVPERLRAMSNRFHLDDQAACH from the coding sequence ATGCCGTACCGCATGGAGGAACAGGAGGCGATCGGCCGCCGCGTCAAGCGTCAGCGGCTCCGCCTCGGGATGACTCAGGCCGATCTGGCCGCGGCGGTCCGGAGATCCCAGGGGTGGCTGTCCAAGGTCGAGCGCGGCACGATCGAACTCGACAGGACCGGGCTCATCAACATGCTCGCCGCCGCGCTCCACTGCCATCCGAACATACTGCTGGAACGTCCCTATGTGGGCGACGCGCACGAGAACCAGTGGCAGGTGGCCGCCGCGTCGATCCTCCGCGAACTGCGCCGCTACGATCTGACGCCCGTGTTCGACGGGACACCGCGCCCTTCGTCCGAGGTGTGGCAGGACATGACACGTCTGCACCGGCTCCGTGACGCGGCGGCGAACGTCGCCATCCTCAAGTGCCTGCCCGACCTGTTCCGCGAGGCACTCGCCCTGGCCGACCGTTCCACCGGTCACGAACGCGAGGAGGCGTTCGCGATCTACGCCGTCGCCTGCAAGTTCGCCCACACGGCGGCTCACTCCCTCGGCCACCCGGAACTCGTCGCGATGTCCTGCGAACGAGCTGCATGGGCGGCGCAGTTGTCCGGCGATCCGCTGATGCCCGCGGTGGCCGACTGGATGCGGGTCTGGGACATGTGGGCCACGGCCGACTGGCAGGACTCCGTGTCCCTGTCCGACAAGGCTCTCGCCACGATCCAGCACCAGTGCGACGCCGGTGACCCGCTCGCCCTCCGGGTATGGGGAACGTTGCAGCTCCGCGCGGCCGTGTCCTGCGCCAGGGGCGGTGACACCGGTGAGGCGGACGCCCGACTGGACCACGCCGAAACGGCGAGCACTCGCCTGTCCGTACTCGGCGGACCACCGGTGCACGACCGCCACTCACTGACGTTCTCCGGCGGGAACGTCCAGATCCACCGCATCAGTGTCGCCCTGGAGTCCGGGGACCAGACGAAGGCCCTCACACTGAACCGGCGCGCCGACCCCGGTCGCCTCGCCGCGCTGCCCAAGTCCCGTCAAGGACACCACCACATGGATCTCGCACGGGCGTGGCTGTGGGAAGGGGACCGCGACCAGGCGCTGGACGAGCTGGGGACCGCCGAGCACCTCGCCCCCCAACTGGTCCGCAACCACCCCCTCGCGCGGGCCACGCTGAGAAGGATCGTCCACGGCGAACGGGCCGGAGTACCCGAACGGCTACGAGCCATGTCCAACCGATTCCACCTCGATGACCAGGCCGCGTGCCACTGA
- a CDS encoding esterase-like activity of phytase family protein has product MFPRSRPLRRTLALATPLALVGAVVVAASATGTPTDTASDRSTGPEVVGTAVLDEIPLAGFSNSLIPGSVRDDRGVHLGIGSDLYPADRPGEFWALTDRGPNGQIKVDGVKRRTFAVPEFNPAIVRVKVTGERVQVLRGIPVTTASGKAVTGLPNQTGRDEAPFTFDAKDPLSVNPNGLDTEGLARAKDGTFWLVDEYSPSLVHVSAKGRVLARYVPEGLKLRGADYPVVEALPSILLQRKQNRGFESLTVLPGGDLLMAVQSPLLVPDKAAGEASRNLRLLRFSPEEGEVTAEYAYRLDPVTEVDPAETDPAELKVSSLVALGPRTVLVQERTDRSSRVHRVTLPRGKGILDSRWDDPATSPSYEQTADLAGAGVNVLDKRLVVDFGKVAGVPGKVEGIAVAGRDTLALINDNDFGMTDGPDAFDGNGRLRDSGLNTTVIHVRLPGPLRG; this is encoded by the coding sequence ATGTTCCCCCGCTCACGTCCGCTGCGGCGGACCCTTGCCCTGGCCACGCCCCTCGCCCTGGTCGGCGCCGTGGTCGTGGCCGCCAGCGCCACAGGCACGCCGACCGACACCGCGTCCGACCGGTCCACGGGACCGGAGGTCGTGGGAACGGCCGTGCTGGACGAGATACCGCTGGCCGGGTTCAGCAATTCCCTGATACCCGGTTCGGTCCGTGACGACCGTGGCGTCCACCTCGGGATCGGCAGTGATCTGTATCCCGCCGACCGGCCCGGGGAGTTCTGGGCCCTCACCGACCGCGGCCCCAATGGCCAGATCAAGGTCGACGGGGTCAAGCGGCGCACCTTCGCCGTCCCCGAGTTCAATCCGGCGATCGTCCGGGTGAAGGTCACCGGTGAGCGCGTCCAGGTGCTCAGAGGCATCCCCGTGACCACCGCGTCCGGGAAGGCCGTCACCGGACTGCCCAACCAGACCGGCCGCGACGAGGCGCCCTTCACGTTCGACGCCAAGGACCCGCTGTCCGTCAACCCGAACGGGCTGGACACCGAGGGCCTGGCGCGTGCCAAGGACGGCACGTTCTGGCTGGTGGACGAGTACAGCCCGTCCCTGGTGCATGTCTCCGCCAAGGGCCGGGTGCTCGCCCGGTACGTGCCCGAGGGGCTGAAGCTGCGCGGCGCCGACTACCCGGTGGTCGAGGCGCTGCCGTCGATCCTGCTCCAGCGCAAGCAGAACCGGGGCTTCGAGTCCCTGACCGTGCTGCCCGGCGGCGATCTGCTGATGGCCGTCCAGAGTCCGCTGCTCGTGCCCGACAAGGCCGCGGGCGAGGCGTCGCGCAATCTGCGGCTGCTGCGGTTCTCGCCCGAGGAGGGCGAGGTCACGGCCGAGTACGCGTACCGGCTGGACCCGGTCACCGAGGTGGACCCCGCCGAGACCGACCCGGCGGAGCTGAAGGTGTCCTCGCTGGTCGCCCTCGGCCCCCGGACCGTACTGGTGCAGGAGCGGACCGACCGGTCCTCCCGGGTGCACCGGGTGACCCTGCCGCGCGGCAAGGGCATCCTCGACAGCCGCTGGGACGACCCGGCGACCTCCCCCAGCTATGAGCAGACCGCCGATCTGGCGGGCGCCGGGGTGAACGTCCTGGACAAGCGGCTCGTCGTGGACTTCGGCAAGGTCGCGGGGGTCCCCGGCAAGGTCGAGGGGATCGCCGTCGCGGGCCGTGACACGCTCGCCCTCATCAACGACAACGACTTCGGCATGACGGACGGTCCCGACGCGTTCGACGGGAACGGCCGGCTGCGCGACAGCGGGCTCAACACCACCGTGATCCACGTACGGTTGCCCGGCCCGCTGCGCGGCTGA
- a CDS encoding helix-turn-helix transcriptional regulator, which yields MDTNTDAVTVTNAPTDTDTGAGADSCAGTVTYRDAGALTDGDMSAYEDVGEYGAPGGYGDVSAYGVGRAAGHSPPGATTPGERDAPGARPMPGTGTGRPGARLPFAGRAAQLGALERALRRPSCRAAVITGAPGVGKSRLAEEFLTRARHRGGHRVLRVQATDAARAMPLSALAPLLPYDSEVDGPAGFFAEVRRRAAAHRATAGPTVLVVDDIHLLDPTSLALLSLLLADATLFLAATLPDGAPWPDALRALWRDDALRHLPLPALTARESAALLAAAVGGPVAAPTARALWEASRGNPLLLRELLRATLAENGLGEVRGVWCLNRPLPETLPATVADGLSGQGLDALAPDRRALLELLAVCGPIGLRDGLAHSGPEVLAELEDRRLIVSHVDGRREQLTLAHPLHARVLRAGVSRLKARALLLGQADRVRGHGARRAGDALTVACWELDATGTADPELLVRAAGRALYADDVDTMCRLARAALVHGPHPRAALMLGEALGQRGAFTEGIAVLERAFAAAGPEDVGSVAVTLAVHHFYGPGRLDRALAVLAEAVGRAGPSPVLTGWEVTLLTAAGRTDLAAHALAGCPESPPGPESALDPSSAPGPSSALVRSPSPSGPDALVPDPGPSLPGPPVPAANPAPASVPVLPRSPAANPAPAFAPVPDPAPVPDPAGVLLLQARLRVELAEGRAEDAVRSGRAAYTAHRAVTERTEVFYPARSSYLIAAALLEAGRLDEADRTARDGLEELLAAPVPALVTWFGWVRGRIALDRGRPAEAAAHFREARAQAHLCGHRFAEQRVLAGLVLARAYTGHAGAAAAELAAVAEGPDGPWRQADTLRAHAWALRCQGRAGEAVAVLGTATADALAHGERAVALTLQHDLVRWGERSAADRVTDLAATAQGPYEAARAAHARALAAADPDALTAVADTWTALGTVLLAAETLAQAASLWREPAPGERHRTPARVVAERRATARALLLRERCEGAATPALGVLTERGPGAPAALSARELEIAHLAARGRTSKEIAAHRGLSVRTVDNTLGRVYRKLGVNDRATLGRLLAPP from the coding sequence ATGGACACGAACACGGACGCGGTCACGGTCACGAACGCGCCTACGGATACGGATACGGGCGCGGGCGCCGACTCGTGCGCCGGCACGGTCACGTACAGGGACGCGGGCGCGCTCACGGACGGGGACATGAGCGCGTACGAGGACGTGGGTGAGTACGGGGCCCCAGGCGGGTACGGGGACGTGAGCGCGTACGGCGTCGGCCGGGCGGCGGGACACTCCCCGCCAGGGGCGACGACGCCCGGTGAACGGGACGCGCCGGGGGCCCGGCCGATGCCCGGGACCGGCACGGGACGGCCGGGGGCCCGGCTGCCCTTCGCCGGTCGCGCCGCACAACTCGGAGCGCTGGAGCGCGCGTTACGCCGCCCGTCGTGCCGGGCCGCCGTCATCACCGGCGCGCCCGGTGTCGGCAAGAGCAGGCTCGCCGAGGAGTTCCTGACCCGGGCCCGCCACCGCGGCGGCCACCGCGTGCTGCGGGTCCAGGCCACCGACGCCGCCCGCGCGATGCCGCTGTCGGCGCTGGCCCCGCTCCTCCCGTACGACAGCGAGGTCGACGGCCCCGCCGGGTTCTTCGCCGAGGTCCGCCGCCGGGCCGCCGCCCACCGCGCCACCGCCGGACCGACCGTCCTCGTCGTCGACGACATCCACCTCCTCGATCCGACCTCCCTCGCCCTGCTGTCGCTGCTGCTCGCCGACGCCACCCTGTTCCTCGCCGCGACCCTGCCCGACGGCGCCCCCTGGCCCGACGCGCTGCGCGCCCTGTGGCGTGACGACGCCCTGCGCCACCTTCCGCTGCCCGCGCTGACCGCGCGGGAGAGCGCCGCGCTGCTGGCGGCGGCCGTCGGCGGCCCGGTCGCCGCGCCCACCGCGCGCGCCCTGTGGGAAGCCAGCCGGGGCAACCCCCTGCTGCTGCGGGAACTGCTGCGCGCCACCCTCGCCGAGAACGGGCTCGGCGAGGTGCGGGGCGTGTGGTGCCTCAACCGCCCGCTGCCCGAAACGCTGCCCGCCACGGTCGCCGACGGGCTGTCCGGCCAGGGGCTCGACGCGCTTGCCCCGGACCGGCGCGCCCTGCTGGAACTCCTCGCCGTGTGCGGCCCGATCGGACTGCGCGACGGCCTCGCCCACAGCGGGCCCGAGGTGCTCGCGGAACTGGAGGACCGCCGTCTGATCGTCTCCCACGTCGACGGCCGCCGCGAGCAACTGACCCTCGCCCACCCGCTGCACGCGAGGGTCCTGCGCGCCGGTGTCAGCAGGCTGAAGGCCCGCGCGCTGCTCCTCGGGCAGGCCGACCGGGTACGCGGCCACGGCGCCCGCCGCGCGGGCGACGCCCTCACCGTCGCCTGCTGGGAACTCGACGCCACCGGCACCGCCGACCCGGAACTGCTGGTGCGGGCCGCGGGCCGGGCGCTGTACGCGGACGATGTCGACACCATGTGCCGACTGGCCCGCGCCGCCCTGGTCCACGGCCCGCACCCCCGCGCCGCGCTGATGCTCGGGGAGGCGCTCGGCCAGCGCGGCGCCTTCACGGAGGGCATCGCCGTACTGGAACGGGCGTTCGCCGCGGCCGGGCCCGAGGACGTGGGGTCCGTCGCGGTGACCCTCGCCGTCCACCACTTCTACGGTCCCGGGCGGCTGGACCGGGCCCTGGCGGTCCTCGCGGAGGCCGTCGGGCGGGCGGGCCCCTCGCCGGTCCTCACGGGGTGGGAGGTCACCCTGCTGACCGCCGCGGGCCGCACGGACCTGGCCGCCCACGCCCTCGCGGGCTGCCCGGAGTCCCCGCCAGGCCCGGAGTCCGCGCTGGACCCGTCGTCCGCGCCGGGCCCGTCGTCCGCCCTGGTACGGTCCCCGTCCCCGTCCGGACCTGACGCCTTGGTACCGGACCCCGGCCCGTCGCTGCCCGGACCACCCGTCCCCGCAGCGAACCCCGCACCCGCATCGGTCCCCGTACTGCCCAGGTCACCCGCAGCGAACCCCGCACCCGCATTCGCCCCCGTACCGGACCCCGCCCCCGTACCGGACCCCGCCGGAGTCCTGCTGCTCCAGGCCCGGCTCCGGGTCGAACTCGCGGAAGGGCGGGCCGAGGACGCGGTGCGCAGCGGGCGGGCCGCGTACACCGCGCACCGGGCGGTGACCGAGCGCACCGAGGTGTTCTACCCGGCCCGCAGCTCCTATCTGATCGCGGCGGCCCTGCTGGAGGCCGGGCGGCTCGACGAGGCGGACCGGACCGCCCGGGACGGGCTGGAGGAACTGCTGGCCGCGCCGGTGCCCGCGCTGGTCACCTGGTTCGGCTGGGTGCGCGGCAGGATCGCGCTGGACCGGGGGCGGCCCGCCGAGGCCGCCGCGCACTTCAGGGAGGCCCGCGCACAGGCCCATCTGTGCGGACACCGCTTCGCGGAACAGCGCGTCCTGGCCGGACTGGTCCTCGCGCGGGCGTACACGGGCCATGCGGGGGCCGCGGCGGCGGAACTGGCGGCCGTCGCCGAGGGCCCGGACGGGCCGTGGCGGCAGGCCGACACCCTGCGCGCGCACGCCTGGGCGCTGCGCTGCCAAGGCCGCGCCGGGGAGGCGGTGGCCGTACTGGGCACGGCCACCGCCGACGCCCTCGCCCACGGGGAACGCGCCGTCGCCCTCACCCTCCAGCACGACCTGGTGCGCTGGGGCGAACGGTCCGCCGCCGACCGGGTCACGGACCTCGCGGCGACCGCGCAGGGCCCGTACGAGGCCGCCCGCGCCGCCCACGCGCGGGCCCTCGCCGCAGCGGACCCCGACGCGCTCACGGCCGTGGCCGACACCTGGACCGCCCTGGGCACCGTGCTGCTCGCCGCCGAGACCCTGGCACAGGCCGCGTCGCTCTGGCGGGAACCGGCACCGGGCGAACGGCACCGGACCCCCGCCCGGGTCGTCGCGGAGCGCCGCGCCACGGCCCGCGCGCTGCTGCTGCGGGAGCGCTGCGAGGGCGCCGCGACCCCGGCCCTGGGCGTGCTGACGGAACGCGGTCCGGGCGCCCCGGCGGCGCTGAGCGCCCGTGAACTGGAGATCGCGCACCTCGCCGCGCGGGGCCGCACCAGCAAGGAGATCGCCGCGCACCGCGGGTTGTCCGTCCGTACGGTCGACAACACGCTGGGCCGCGTCTACCGCAAGCTGGGCGTCAACGACCGCGCCACGCTGGGCCGGTTGCTCGCCCCGCCCTGA